A section of the Sphingomonas ginsenosidivorax genome encodes:
- a CDS encoding OmpW/AlkL family protein gives MSIKTLAVGAACAGMTFAAPALAQTDATPRQGIAAGDVLLRVRTILVAPNETSGSILPAFPGERVRVNDSVMPEIDVTYMATDHIGFELIAATTKHHADGRTGTTGKIGKLASTWVLPPTLTAQYHLNPTGKVRPYVGAGLNYTIFWNEKAADGLVTAVGRTGVHMKDSFGWAAQVGVDVDITPKVFLNLDVKYIDIDTTARLRTTAAGTQRVAISLDPLVFGVGLGLRL, from the coding sequence TTGTCGATCAAGACCCTCGCCGTCGGAGCCGCCTGTGCGGGGATGACGTTCGCCGCTCCCGCGCTCGCCCAGACCGACGCCACCCCGCGCCAGGGCATCGCCGCCGGCGACGTGCTGCTGCGCGTGCGCACCATCCTGGTCGCGCCGAACGAGACGTCGGGCAGCATCCTGCCCGCCTTCCCCGGCGAGCGTGTCCGCGTGAACGACAGCGTCATGCCCGAGATCGACGTCACCTACATGGCGACCGATCACATCGGCTTCGAACTGATCGCCGCCACCACCAAGCACCACGCCGACGGCCGCACCGGCACGACGGGCAAGATCGGCAAGCTCGCTTCGACCTGGGTCCTGCCGCCGACGCTGACTGCGCAATATCATCTGAACCCGACGGGCAAGGTCCGCCCCTATGTCGGTGCCGGGCTGAACTACACGATCTTCTGGAACGAAAAGGCCGCGGACGGCCTGGTCACCGCGGTCGGACGGACCGGCGTGCACATGAAGGACAGCTTCGGCTGGGCGGCTCAGGTCGGTGTCGACGTCGACATTACCCCGAAGGTCTTCCTGAACCTCGACGTCAAATATATCGATATCGATACCACCGCGCGCCTGCGGACCACGGCCGCCGGGACGCA